The Micromonas commoda chromosome 6, complete sequence genome includes the window CCCGGCCGAGTCGATCGGGTTCCTCTTCCACTCGCAGGGAGCCGGGGCTAAGGGGCAGGATAGGTCCCAACTGGCCAAGTTTAACAGGGAatacgccgcggcggtagCTGCGTACAAGAAGgggagcgcgggcggcgtgaCCCCCAAGGTAACCAACAaccacgccgcggacgctGCGGCGACGGAGTCGCACGTGAAccagctcggcgcgttccttCAGAGCCAGATGGACGAGAAGATGCGCAAAGAAAGGGAAGAACGGGAAAACTGGGCACAGATTGAGAACGAACGCATCGAGCGGGGCAGACGCGAGGAAGCGGAGGCTCACGATCAGGAGCGGGAGAAGGCGAGGAGGATCGCGCAGGAGCTCCTGGCGGGTTGGGAGAAGCAGCAGGCGGACCGTTCAAAAATCAAGCAGAGCGCGCGGGTGATGGGAGAGTCGtggccgttcgcgccggaACACTTCAAGCCCACGACGCCGCTTCGACTGTAATGTGTAGGAATGACACACTTTAGTGGAAACAATAAAATACTCTGGCTAGGCGTTCCTTGCTAGCAGgaagctccgccgccgcgcctaATTAACTTAACTTAACCGATTCACGCCGCGGGGACCCTATGCCCCGGGGCTTTGCAGTTTACGGATGCGCTTTCACCCGCGACACCTCCTAACTCGATCACACCTGCGGCCTCGTCTGCACCACGTAGAGagcgccatccgccgcgatgcaCCCCTCGATATCCTGCGGCGATCCGAGCGCCTGTTCAatctcgttcgcggcgtgcgcgatggccgcgagcgcctgcgcgcggaAAGTCTCATCGCTCACGATGGGATCCCTGGAGTAGTCCACCGGCCTGAGCTTCGCCTCGTGCATCTGGATCGAGTCGTATAGGCCCGCACCCGCGAAGCCCTCCAGATCTTCGCCGTTTGAGTCGGAGCGGAAGATGAGCGTGGGCGCGTCGGTGAACAGCCCGTTCGCCTTGGAAGGGAAGCCGGTCACCCTGGCGTTGGTCAGATCGTCCTTCCTCGCCACGAAGCTCAGCGCACGGCCCGGAAAGTTAcccacgagcgcctcgcccatGCCGCAGACGACCTCTCCGTAAATTTCGTTGGGGTCGCCAGTCTGCGGGTTGGTGGTGTGCAGCACGAATGCGTACTGCGACTGCACCACCGGCTGACACAGCACCGCCATGGACACGTTCTCGTGGCTAAGACCCGCCTTGCGGCAGCTCAGCACGGCGCGATCGTTGTACTTGGACGCCCAcacgccggtgacggcggcccacgcgtgcgccgcggcgccgctcccacccgcgccctccggcCCGAGGTGACCCTCGGGCCACGGCagccgctccgccgcgaacgcccgcgacatctcgtccacgagctccGGCGTGGGAACCATCTGCATGATGCACGCGCGGATCCTGCCCAGAAGGTCCTGGAACGCCGCCTGGTTGCTAAAGTCGAGGTGTTCCAACTCCTGGCGCAGACCCTGCAAGTGCTGCGCGATGTGACCATTGTTGGGATGCgcgagcacggcgtcgaacgTGCAGAACGGGAGCGCCACCTGCGCGGGAAGATTGATCCAGTCCGGAAGCCTGCCCCGGAGCTCCTGCAGGTTCCTAGACTTGCCTccgacgatcgcgccggtAAACTCGGGCGAGGGAACCGCGTACCGGCCCATAAACTCGCGCTTCGCGATGTTAACGCCGCTCGGGGGAGCCGACATGGACATGTTCACCGCCCCGGCACCGGGCGCCGCACCGAGCGAGGACGGATCCACGGACGTGATCCTCAGGTCGTCCGCCCCCACCGGCGCGCAGTTAACAGCCTGGCCGTGCATGCCCTCCAGCTCGGACATGCGACCGGCGTCAAAGACGGTGGCAAAgaggacgcgctcgttcCTCGCGCGAACCGAGGTGTGAGCGAGAACGTCGGGCATGTCCGGGGTGATGAGACCCACCACGCCGGGCGGgatgtcctcctcgccgcccacgcggcgaGACACCAGCACGGTGGGCACGGAGTATGTTTTGTTCTGGACATCCTTGAGGTCGTTGATGACCTCGATGACGCCCGCGGCTTCGACGGGGGAGATGATGGACCAGGAGCCCATGTTGGACATCTCGCGGAGCCTGGGGTCCAGCGCGCGAAGCATCTGCGagaggggcgccgcgggcgtgccGCGGACCACCTCCTCGGAGAATATGTCGAGGACGTGGCCGTCGACCCCGAGCCTGCCGCCCATGGCGTGCGCGGTGGGCTGAAGCGCGTTGATGTATCGCTGGGAAACCTCGCCCAGCGCGTTGTTCACGCGGTCAACCACGGATTTGGCCTGGAGCGCCCAATCGTTTCCGCCGTTCATGGCGCTGCCCACCACGCCCTGCCACTGCTGCAGGCAAATGACGAGCTCATCGTTACCGCCGGACGACAGCGCCAGgttctcgagcgcgaggccggTCATCTTGAGGACGTCCACCGGAGCGCGAGTCGCCATGGAGGAGAGATTCGCCTCCACAACCTGCCGCACCGCCGACTCGAGCGCGAGATCCAGGTAGATGACATCCTTGAGGCGGCTGTTGTCGGAGCCTCCGGGCCTGGTCCAGTTCCAGAGCTCGCGCCTAGCCTCCAACATGGCCTCCATGGAGTGCAGGGGttcgccgaggtcgcggaAGCCGCGAGCGCTGTGCAGCAGCGTTCGCATGCGGTCGGTGGCAACCTCGGTGACGGGGGGCATGTTGATCTCCTTGCCCTTGCACGCATCCTGGTGGTAGCCCATGAcgttctccgccgcggagtcgAGGTCTGCGCCGGAATGCACAGCCTTGAGGGTGCGGAGGTACTCCTTGAGGTCGCGGGTGAGGCCTTCGTACTGGTCGGGCTTGAACGAGGGCTCGCCACAAATCTTGCGATCGTAGCTGGCCATGCGCTCCTTGGTGATGCCGTTGGCGTGGAGGTGGTCCCAGTAAACCGAGATGTCGCAGTCGGCGGCTATGAACTTGATGAGCGCCTCGCAGATGGGGACGTCATCGGGCGAGGTGTTGTTGTGGAGTTTCTGGTGCCACTCCTCCATCATGCCACCCATGCAGTTGTTGTTGCGCTGAACCACGAGAATCTCGTCGCGAATGCGCTGGccgacgtctccgtcgccgccgcggccgatggTGGCCATGATGAAGCGGGTGACGTCGCGCATCGCCGGGTCGTCCTtgtgcagcgccgcgagctgcgtcgTGCACTTGAGTTGGGCCGCGGAGATTTCCCTGGGCTTGATGTTGTAGTCGTTGTTCCAAACCAGCTGCCTGAGCGCCATGAAGCGGAACCAAaccgccatcgcgacgaggcccgcctcgccctcgcccttgcACTGAGGGATGAGGTCGGACGCGATGTTGAAGCGGTGCAtgagcgagcgcgtcgcgccctcctccgagTTGCAGATGTTGTCGacggacccgcccgcgacgttaccggcggcgcccgcgtggccgagcgcgccctgATGCATCTTGATCTCGTCGTGGTTCCAGTCCTTGCGCTTGATCACCTCGGGCCTGGCGGGCATCTTGACCTCCTTGACGGTGGTGGTGCTGAGCCCCCCGCGCTTGAGCTTCTGCGGGGAAGACCTCTgttgctcgcgctcgcggcgcctcTGCTCCTCTTTCTCCGCCttgcgcctcgcgcgctcctcttCCTTGCGCCTCTTGACGATGGCGCGGACATCCGTCAGAGTCGTCGCCTCATCCGCGAAGCACATGAAGTCCTGGCCGTCGTCCTTGATCCAGTGCGCGCTGTCGGCGGTACGGATGACGAAGACGAGACCGTCGCGGTCGCACGGCGCCTCGATGGTGGCGGCGTGCCAGCCCCGGGCGGTGGTCAGAGCCTCCATCTCCGTCTCccagctcgcgccgccggtgccccaCGAGTTCTCGGGCATCGAGCTCCAACCGTGCGGGGGATTCTTCCACTCACCGGCGGGCTGGTCGAGCCCGGCCCAATGCAGCACGATCCCCTGGTCGGACCTGCCGAAGACGATCATCTGCAGCATGCCCTGAGCGGTGCGCCGGCCCTCGATGACCATGAGCTTCACGGCGTTGGCCTGGCCGAGGttgagctcgcgtcgccagAGGAGCTGAGCGCCGTTTGCCCTCGCCTCGCAGAGGTTGGCAATGTCCATGGGGGtggcctcgccgacgaccggcgcgggcgcgggcgcggcgtcgtaccCGTAACtgggcgcgggagcgggcgccgccttgggcggcgccggaggggTGAACccggggggcggcgtcggcttggcctgcgtgggcgccgccgccggaggcgcggcgagcgccgcggtttGTCGCACGAGTCCCGGGGGTACCCCAAACTccgtctccagcgcctcgacgctctCGCCGCTGTTCAGCCTCTGCGTGATGTggttgacggcgtcggagtAGATGCGGTGTttttcgtcctcgtccacgcggGGCTTACCCATCTGCTCCCATCGGaggtacgcggcgacgccgaagaggacgtcgaggcccgcggcgagttcgttCACCGCGGATGACCCCCTAATGGCCGCGTGctgcggcggggcggcgtgcgagggcgcgggaggcggggacgcgggcgtgggcggcaTGCGCACGTCCAGGGTGTACTCGGGCGCGAACGAGTTGGACGTCGTGGGAGCcctgggcgcggcgcccgcgcccatgggcgatccgccgagctcgatgcGAAAGTTCCTACCGTGGTCGTTGATCCAGTCGCCGGTGGTCTCAACCTTGAGGCAAAATTCcacggcatcgacgccgggATCGAGGACGAGCTGGAGGGCCCCGAACGCCGGGAACGGGGACTGGAGCGCCTTTTGCTTGTACACGACCGTCCCGGGCGGGTTGAGCTCGGGCGGGAGGAGCTGCCAGTCCTGGGACACCGCCGAGCGAATCACGCCCCAGTGGAGCAGGAGTCCCAACGGCGCGTTGGGCTCGCACTGGAGGCTGATGGTGTGGACGCCCTGGGGGTTGGTCTTGACGGTGGCGATGAGCTGCCTTCCCTCGGGGAGGGGGATGCCGATCATGTCGgtgacctcgccgaggatggccgcgcgaaccgcgaCGGCGTTTCGACGGGCCCGGGACGGACCGACGGAAGGCCTCGCGGACCcggtcctcctcgacgcgtcgcggagtgcggggtcgacgacccggcgcgaCCTGCGGTGGGAGGGCGGGGGACGGCGTGTTATCGTCAGTCATCGGTTCCTTTACGATgcacgcgcggcgtggacgccgtcCACGGAGGTCAAGACGGAGGTTCACCGCCCCAACGATCACGAGGTTAAAAAACCAACGACACCAAAAGCGAGGGATCGCGACCGAAGACTCACCAGGCGGTCGCGCCGGATcgggccgcgagggcgccagAACCGGCGTTCATTGCTTCTGTGAGGTACAACGGTCCTCTCACAGGTTTCACGCGAGCGCTTAAGGCAACGCACGCGACGTTGCGGCACCGCTAAGGGTGCGCCGTGAAGTGTCGTTTCCACCGCATGGGGCTCTATACTCGCCGAAATCTCGAGTGTTTGCCACCAACGGACAACTGAACGGTCAATTCCTGGTTTGGTTGGCCAATGCTCGACGATTGTTAGGGTTCGTATGAGTGATCACCCAATCCGAAACCGGGCTTTATGCGGACGTGGCAGGGATGGCACTGATCTTTTCATGGTTGAATGTGCTTTATGAGAATTTTTTCCGCGGTCGGTGAGACTGAAAACGCTGTGCGGggctcggacgcgagcgctgCACGGTCGAAACGGTGACTCCCGAACCGAGAACCGCTGCGATCCACCGGTTGAGGGATCCACTCCTCTCGGCACGGCGTTTGGAGACCGCGGAAAGAGgatggcggaggagaaggcgcagGAGGGCAACACGACGTACTTCTCGGAGTTTTCCTCCGATGAGCTCGACGCTAAGCTCAAGAGaaaggacgaggacgggcgaACGCTgctgcacgtcgccgccgcggctggtaCGCGCCCCCGGAGATGCGCAACGGAAGATCTCCCTTCACCAACCGTCATCGGCGGTGCCCATCCCTCGAACCGCCGTCCCAAACGTCGATGACTCCGCtgaaccgccgcgcgcctcacTCCCGCCGTCACCCTCAGGCAGaaccgagctcgtcgaactgttcctcgcgcacccgacgggacgcgccgccgtaaataagggcgacgaggtgagTCCCCGGAAGCAGGGCGCCCTCTGACGAGACGTCGCAGATCCACAAAATTTCCCTCGACCCCCGCCGAACGTCTCCCTGACCTCTCACCCCGTCCCCGCTCGCGATGTATTACAGGAGGACTGGACCCCACTGCACTCTGCGTCGAGTTGCGGCCATACCGCGGTGGTCGCCTccctgctcgccgcgggcgccgatcCAAACGCCGCCAACTCCGGCGGCCAGGCGCCCATCCACTACGCCGCGAGCAAAGGCCACCTGGACTGCATCCgcaagctcgtcgccgcgggatgcgacccggacgcggtggacgggaCCAAATCCACGCCACTacatcgcgcggcgtcgcagggCAGGTCgaacgtcatcgtcgcgatgaCCGACGGGTCCGTGCTCGGCCCGGATGGATCGGGGGTGCGATGTGCAATCGAAGCGAGAAACGCGATGGGTCAGACGCCTCTGCTGGTGGCGTGCGAGGCGGGgcaggacgaggcggcgttggcgctgGCGAGAGCAGGGGCGAACCTGAGGGTGGAGGATTGCGagggcgcgaacgtcgcgacgctcgcacCGAAGCTGGTATCGGCGTTGCGCGCGATCGGGCAGGGCGACGAAGGGCTGTATTTCTGAGGTCGTTCTGAAGTGGCGCAGAGCTGCAAACATGGACATTTAGTGCCGCGTGTATGATGTTTAGGTTAGGTGGATCCCGGAATAAGAGAAATGAACAAAAAAAACCACGGGATACATGTTACTCAGTTATGAGTCGAACGTCAATTGTTTATACTTTTACGTAAAACCACCAAACCGAGATTTTTCGGGTTGAACACCAAGAAAACGCGTCTGTAACACCACCGGCCGAGTTGTCGACTCCATCGGTGGAGGcgcgaaggcggaggcgacgcgcgaccaTGACAGGAAAAGAGGGCGGCTACGGCGCCATTGATAGCGTTGGGAAGGGAAGATCCGAGGAGGTGGATCCGTAttacgacgtcgaggcggacgaaGAGGTATGCAGGATGCCCGGCAAGACGGTGTTCGCCACCGTGTGCCTGTACCTGACGTTCGTCGCCATGGGCTTCGGCACCGGGTGGAGCAGCAACGACAGCATCTTCCAGGAGCTGAACAAGTTCATCGAGCGATACGACGACCTGCAGTTCGCCAGTGACCTGgtgttcgcgtcgtcgtgcgcggcgtcgattgTGCTCGTGCTGGCGTTCGTCGGGCTGTACTGCAACCCGTCGCGGTACGACCTGCGGTCGCTGGGATTCTTCGAAGGGACGATATcgaccgtgctcgcggtGAGCTGCTTGGTGCAGTTCTCCTTGTTCATGTTCTGGCAGCAGAGCAGGTACGTGGTGCTGGCGTGCGCGTTCATGGGCGCGATGATAGGCAACATCCAGGCGTTCATCATCTACCCATTCTTCAACGCGTTTTATCGCCTGGAGCTCATCGCGTACATGAACATGGGGGAGACGCTCACGAGCATGACGTGCGGGACGCTGGCTCTGGCGCAGTCGCCCACGGTGGGAGTCGAAACCTTCAGCGTGCAAACGTACTTCACCATCCTCTTCGGCTTGACGTGCatggcggcctcggcgtgggGGTCGCTGGCGTGGCAGACTGGATTcaggcgcgacgccgacgaggtggactCGCCGCAAGACCTCTCGGAGGGAGAGGAGGAAAACGAAAACCACCCGGAGCGAAAGCCGCTCCTGCAAAAggtggagcgcggcggtggcgacggggcggcgctcgcggacggaGGGGGGAGCGGCGAGCTGGTGTGGACGGCTGGCGAGATCATCACGCGAGGACCGCACGGGatgacggcgcccgcggaggaggtgagaggcgcgaggaggcaGGGACCCATGCAGAAGCTGCGCGGGCTGTGCACGAACGTCGCGGGGGTGTTGGGTAAGGAAGGTACGCACCTCAGGTCGCTTCTGGCCATCGCGGGGACGAACTCGATTCTGACGTGGACGGTGCTGCCCGCGCTTTTgccgttcaccgccgccgccgtctccgggtcGTGCAGAACCGACGACCCGATCAGCAAGGGGTTCATACGCATGTGCACGTCGTTGTCTTCCATGATTCGCGTCACGGGGCCGCTGATGATACGCAGCGACGGCAGGTATTGGGGGAATCCGAACTTTGTCAAGTGCGTCGGGGTGTGCGGCATCTGCCTTAACCTCGGATTCTGCTTACCCGCGTTCTTCCCCGATCCGGACGGGTACTGGCAGACGGTGAGGGGGAAGTTGTTCTTGATGGTGGCGTATTTCCTCACAACCCCGGTCGAGGCGTTCGTGCAGCTGCACGTTCTGATCAACACCCAGAGGGAGAACGCGGGTTCGAGCAAACGAAtcatcgacgccgggttCTTCTTCACCTCGCTCTGGGTGCTCGGCGGGTTCATCGTGTCCGAGATGCTTCAGCAGTGGACGATGacgggcaccgcggcgtgCCCGGGGATAGACGAGCTGGCGGATACCGATCCACGGGACCTGCCGTTCGATCCGAAGGAGCTGGACAAGGATttcgaggccaaggcgatTCAGGACGAGAGGTCAGCTTCGCTGGGATACCTTCTTGGTTACGAGCCGTACGGATACCAGTACCAACCCCATCGGCATCCTCTGATGGGGCCCACGTGGTTCAACCTCTTTCCAGGCTGAATCGACGCATCAATCAATCGAACCTCAACTAGAGCTAACACTTATTTAGGCACGACATTCATTAAAAGTCGGAACGCATGGCTTtcacgcgtccgccgtcgtcgtcgtcgccttcaATCctccgaggagctcctcctcgcgcgacaTCAGGCCGCGTCCTATGAGCACCACCCTGTTGAGCGGCCGCTCACCGACCCGACCCGGTGGACCCTCGGTTATCTCGTACACCTCTCGCACCGCCTGGAGCACGCGCCGCCTGTCGGTtccctcgtcctccgccgcgaacagCACGCCCTTCGCCCTCAGAACCTCCAGCTGGCGTCCCCCGCCCGCTTCGCCCTCTTCGCCCTCGTGCGACCCCGACGGACCGCCTCGCTCCCacaggagctcctcgagccaCGTTTCGAACTTTCCGACGTCTATCCTTCCGTCCGCGACCAGACACACGGTGCGGATGCTCGCGTCGTGCACCTCCGAGAGCGGGCGGCTCGCGTATTTCTCCACCCCTCTCGCCCAGAatcccggcgcgggcgcggtttGCGCCAAGtcgccggcgagcgtcggTCTCGTTCCCGCCTTGCGCCCCGCGGACGACACCGCGCCTTGGTTGAGGATCACGCCGAGGTCCACGACGCTGCGGGTGGATCGGACGATCTTTGCCTCGGCGTTGATCCCCGCCACGAGTTCCGAAACGCGCTCCAGATCCCTCTCCGAGACCAAGTCGCACTTGTTCAGCACCACCGTGTCGGCGTACGCGATCTGCAGCGACGCCTCTTTCCCCTCGGACAGTTGCCGCTCGATGTTTGAGGCGTCCACGAGCGTGACTACGGCGTCGAGtaccgcgccgtcctcctcgaggatcTCATCGTCCACCCAGAGCTCCTGAGCCACCGGGCCGGGATCCGCGAGCCCGGTGGTCTCGAGCAGGATGAAGTCGAACTTGCGcccggtcgacgcgcgcttCTCGAGCAGGTTGTCGATGGTCTGCACCAACGATCCCTTCACGGTGCAGCACACGCAGCCGTTGTTGAGCTCCACCCactcctccaccgcgttgTCCCCGTCCGGCTTGTCCTGCACCAGCATCTTctccacgccgagctcggcgccgaagTCGTTCAGGATGACGGCGACCCTGTACCCGTGGTCGGCGTTCAGGACGTAGTTCACCAGCGTGGTCTTCCCGGCGCCCAAAAAGCCCGTGACCACCGTCACGCCGGTGGGAGCCATGACGACACCGACCGAGACACAcggcgcgccaccgccgccgccgccgccgccgagagtGAATAAAATGCTCGGCTGCGCCTCTGCGACGTCTGGAGAAAAAAACCGTTTGTCTTcactcccgccgcgcgcgcgtaaCCTCGTTCTATTCTACGCGGTATTCTACGTCGCCGTTCGACTCGCCTATTGATGATAATACTGCGCGGGTAACTGATACCCGCGCTGGGCGTAGTAGGCGGCGtggtgcgccgcgacgtcctcgacgcccgcggcggcggctgacctcttccgcccggcgcccccgtcctccccgcccccgccccccgctcGAGCCGGGAACCTGCGCTCGTGcgccctctccgcgtccgcgagctgtTCAGTCGTGCCCACCAGGTCCGCGTACTCGACcagcgcggaggagatccGAGCTCGATCGCGTTCGGGAAGCCTCGGCTGAAGCCCCGACGGATGAGACCCGCTCGTTCGGGGTTCGTCGAAAACGCCGTCGCAGCaccgctcgacgacggcgcggacgttcgCGAAGCTCGCCCCGACGGACCGCTCAAAGTTGAGCCACCCGTCCCACACCAGCGCGTTGGCGCCGTCCCctacctccgccgcgcgctcgtacaCCTTCcgagcgccctcgacgtcgccgcacgcctCGTGAAGCATCGCCGCGTACTTGCACGCCAACACCCCGTACGCTTTGctcccggcgccctcgcggctctTCTCAACCTgcatcgcgcgctcgtacGTCTCCTTAGCGACGTCCAAGGcacccgcccgccgctcgaggTTGGCGCGCTCCACGACGCATCGGAGGAGGCCGGGCGCCACGTCATCCGCCACGTGGGCGTacgcggctctcgcggcgtcgacgtcgccgacggcttcCTCGAACCGAGCGAGCGCGAAATgcacctcgacgtcgcgcttgCAAAacacgttcgccgcgcgttgcagcgcggctctcgcggcggcgacgccctgccCCGCATCCGACGCCTGCCACCGCGCGTACCTGAGCCAAAACCGCGAATAGGACGCGCACGGCACGAGGCACCGCTCGTATAAGCGGGTCACGCTGGagacgtccccggcgcgctcctcgttgTCCAGGTACGTGTCCCAGTTCGCCagctgcgcgtcgtcgaggggcTTGACGTGGAAGTAGGGGCGCTTGACTCGCTGTTCGAagggctcgcgcgtcgccctcacCGCCAAGGTCGCCCGGTACGTTTCGAATCGAACGTCTCGGAACCGAAGCAGCCGCGGGTCGGACCCGCCCgcagcctccgtcgccgccgcccgcgccgccgcctcggcagcctcctccgcgccgtctcctccgTCTACtccgttcgacgcggcggcatcggtagcgagcctcgacgccgcggtggcgccgggtgccgtcgcccccTTGGGTGGGATCcctcccaccgccgcgtcgatggctCTTAGTTCCTCCGGCGGTatcaccgccgacgggctCCGGTTCGTGACGAACGTCTCAAACCCGGCCCAGTACTTGTCGAGCTCCTTCAGGGGAACCCGCAGCACCCTGCCGTACAGCCTGGTGACGTGCACGGGAGACCCACAGCCGCTGTGCTGCTCGAAGTGAATGTACGCGTCCCACAGCGGGTGCGCCAGCCAGTCCGTGCCCGCGTACGCGAGTCCGCTCTCGAACAGCTCGCGAACTTTttccgcgtcgcgtcgcatcgcgaTGGCGTGCGACGCCCGTTGGGTCCACAGATCGATGCTGTAGGGGAACGCGTGGGTGGCGCGCTCGTACACGTgctccacgccgtcgattcccg containing:
- the GWD2 gene encoding carbohydrate-binding module family 45 protein (Containing N-terminal hydroxyproline-rich glycoprotein (HRGP) like motifs) — its product is MIGIPLPEGRQLIATVKTNPQGVHTISLQCEPNAPLGLLLHWGVIRSAVSQDWQLLPPELNPPGTVVYKQKALQSPFPAFGALQLVLDPGVDAVEFCLKVETTGDWINDHGRNFRIELGGSPMGAGAAPRAPTTSNSFAPEYTLDVRMPPTPAGSSAVNELAAGLDVLFGVAAYLRWEQMGKPRVDEDEKHRIYSDAVNHITQRLNSGESVEALETEFGVPPGLVRQTAALAAPPAAAPTQAKPTPPPGFTPPAPPKAAPAPAPSYGYDAAPAPAPANAVKLMVIEGRRTAQGMLQMIVFGRSDQGIVLHWAGLDQPAGEWKNPPHGWSSMPENSWGTGGASWETEMEALTTARGWHAATIEAPCDRDGLVFVIRTADSAHWIKDDGQDFMCFADEATTLTDVRAIVKRRKEEERARRKAEKEEQRRREREQQRSSPQKLKRGGLSTTTVKEVKMPARPEVIKRKDWNHDEIKMHQGALGHAGAAGNVAGGSVDNICNSEEGATRSLMHRFNIASDLIPQCKGEGEAGLVAMAVWFRFMALRQLVWNNDYNIKPREISAAQLKCTTQLAALHKDDPAMRDVTRFIMATIGRGGDGDVGQRIRDEILVVQRNNNCMGGMMEEWHQKLHNNTSPDDVPICEALIKFIAADCDISVYWDHLHANGITKERMASYDRKICGEPSFKPDQYEGLTRDLKEYLRTLKAVHSGADLDSAAENVMGYHQDACKGKEINMPPVTEVATDRMRTLLHSARGFRDLGEPLHSMEAMLEARRELWNWTRPGGSDNSRLKDVIYLDLALESAVRQVVEANLSSMATRAPVDVLKMTGLALENLALSSGGNDELVICLQQWQGVVGSAMNGGNDWALQAKSVVDRVNNALGEVSQRYINALQPTAHAMGGRLGVDGHVLDIFSEEVVRGTPAAPLSQMLRALDPRLREMSNMGSWSIISPVEAAGVIEVINDLKDVQNKTYSVPTVLVSRRVGGEEDIPPGVVGLITPDMPDVLAHTSVRARNERVLFATVFDAGRMSELEGMHGQAVNCAPVGADDLRITSVDPSSLGAAPGAGAVNMSMSAPPSGVNIAKREFMGRYAVPSPEFTGAIVGGKSRNLQELRGRLPDWINLPAQVALPFCTFDAVLAHPNNGHIAQHLQGLRQELEHLDFSNQAAFQDLLGRIRACIMQMVPTPELVDEMSRAFAAERLPWPEGHLGPEGAGGSGAAAHAWAAVTGVWASKYNDRAVLSCRKAGLSHENVSMAVLCQPVVQSQYAFVLHTTNPQTGDPNEIYGEVVCGMGEALVGNFPGRALSFVARKDDLTNARVTGFPSKANGLFTDAPTLIFRSDSNGEDLEGFAGAGLYDSIQMHEAKLRPVDYSRDPIVSDETFRAQALAAIAHAANEIEQALGSPQDIEGCIAADGALYVVQTRPQV
- a CDS encoding predicted protein; the encoded protein is EDWTPLHSASSCGHTAVVASLLAAGADPNAANSGGQAPIHYAASKGHLDCIRKLVAAGCDPDAVDGTKSTPLHRAASQGRSNVI
- a CDS encoding predicted protein, which translates into the protein MTGKEGGYGAIDSVGKGRSEEVDPYYDVEADEEVCRMPGKTVFATVCLYLTFVAMGFGTGWSSNDSIFQELNKFIERYDDLQFASDLVFASSCAASIVLVLAFVGLYCNPSRYDLRSLGFFEGTISTVLAVSCLVQFSLFMFWQQSRYVVLACAFMGAMIGNIQAFIIYPFFNAFYRLELIAYMNMGETLTSMTCGTLALAQSPTVGVETFSVQTYFTILFGLTCMAASAWGSLAWQTGFRRDADEVDSPQDLSEGEEENENHPERKPLLQKVERGGGDGAALADGGGSGELVWTAGEIITRGPHGMTAPAEEVRGARRQGPMQKLRGLCTNVAGVLGKEGTHLRSLLAIAGTNSILTWTVLPALLPFTAAAVSGSCRTDDPISKGFIRMCTSLSSMIRVTGPLMIRSDGRYWGNPNFVKCVGVCGICLNLGFCLPAFFPDPDGYWQTVRGKLFLMVAYFLTTPVEAFVQLHVLINTQRENAGSSKRIIDAGFFFTSLWVLGGFIVSEMLQQWTMTGTAACPGIDELADTDPRDLPFDPKELDKDFEAKAIQDERSASLGYLLGYEPYGYQYQPHRHPLMGPTWFNLFPG
- a CDS encoding predicted protein, with amino-acid sequence MAPTGVTVVTGFLGAGKTTLVNYVLNADHGYRVAVILNDFGAELGVEKMLVQDKPDGDNAVEEWVELNNGCVCCTVKGSLVQTIDNLLEKRASTGRKFDFILLETTGLADPGPVAQELWVDDEILEEDGAVLDAVVTLVDASNIERQLSEGKEASLQIAYADTVVLNKCDLVSERDLERVSELVAGINAEAKIVRSTRSVVDLGVILNQGAVSSAGRKAGTRPTLAGDLAQTAPAPGFWARGVEKYASRPLSEVHDASIRTVCLVADGRIDVGKFETWLEELLWERGAGGGRQLEVLRAKGVLFAAEDEGTDRRRVLQAVREVYEITEGPPGRVGERPLNRVVLIGRGLMSREEELLGGLKATTTTADA
- a CDS encoding predicted protein, with the protein product MPVMSVTLSGDARAHPGVGTPPSANGDARPKTRGCPTVPLWDKVRADPADFNCWTALIGAAERTEDVHKIRAVYDAFLAEFPLCYGYWKKYADAESRLAGIDGVEHVYERATHAFPYSIDLWTQRASHAIAMRRDAEKVRELFESGLAYAGTDWLAHPLWDAYIHFEQHSGCGSPVHVTRLYGRVLRVPLKELDKYWAGFETFVTNRSPSAVIPPEELRAIDAAVGGIPPKGATAPGATAASRLATDAAASNGVDGGDGAEEAAEAAARAAATEAAGGSDPRLLRFRDVRFETYRATLAVRATREPFEQRVKRPYFHVKPLDDAQLANWDTYLDNEERAGDVSSVTRLYERCLVPCASYSRFWLRYARWQASDAGQGVAAARAALQRAANVFCKRDVEVHFALARFEEAVGDVDAARAAYAHVADDVAPGLLRCVVERANLERRAGALDVAKETYERAMQVEKSREGAGSKAYGVLACKYAAMLHEACGDVEGARKVYERAAEVGDGANALVWDGWLNFERSVGASFANVRAVVERCCDGVFDEPRTSGSHPSGLQPRLPERDRARISSALVEYADLVGTTEQLADAERAHERRFPARAGGGGGEDGGAGRKRSAAAAGVEDVAAHHAAYYAQRGYQLPAQYYHQ